Genomic DNA from Macadamia integrifolia cultivar HAES 741 chromosome 6, SCU_Mint_v3, whole genome shotgun sequence:
TATCTATTAGAAAACTAAAATGAGgaaaaggaagagtagagatctTAACAatgttagatgtattaaaaaaaagatgataaagtactaataagggatgaggacattaagGAGAGATGGAAAGAATATTTATGCAGCCTACTAAGTGAAGACACTTTGAGTAATAATGTCCCGGAAGATTGGATTACTCGTCAAGATATTATATGttgtagatatatatatatatatatagaaatttAGGGTGTATGAAGTAAAATAAGTTTTAAGGAGGATGAAACTGGGGAAGGCACAAAGCCTAGATGAGGTCTTAATataagtgtggaagagcttgggAATATGTGATTTATCTtggttaaccaagttgtttCATAAGATTATGAGTACAATGAAAATGctagatgaatggaggagaagcattgtagttcAAACTTACAAGGATATTCAGAGTTACAATAACTGTAGAGGTATAAAACTAATGAcccatactatgaaattatgggagagggttattgaaacccacctgagacaGGAAACTACTATTTTGGAGAACTAgtttggttttatgctaggaAGATCCATGATAGAAGCTATTTATTTAagagactcatggaaagatttagagattgcaaggaggatctccatatggtctttattgaccaaGAAATATCTTATGACATGGTCCTTAGAGAGTTAATTtgcaagtactagagaagagaagtgtcTTATGTAAATGTTTGGGCATAATTAAAGATACGTTTGATAGTGTGGTGATTAGTTAAGAATTGTAGGGAGGGggcaaggtagtgaattcccaactACAATTGATTACATCAAAGATCACCTTTAAGTCCTTATTTAtttgcacttatcatggatgatttaactatGGACATTGAAGATGAGGTTCCTtggtatatattttttgttgatgatatcatATTGGtggtgtagacaccgaattttgtcacaccccggcaatgatgacaatatgaagagttacatgttggatattttagacttggagaattttcaaacttagaaaatgaccatttttcttataaactttcaagagaaaatgttttcaaaaattagaatttgatgttgtggattattgttgtttgtcctctcaagtcggacattacactttgatgcgagaactatgccaATCGACgctcgattctctctttcattatatgatccgggtccttactttatgcatattttcgtaaaggtttccgatcgagactacaatcgtgtctcacatcattggatagtgcttggactgagctttctaacgacatattacacgttgaattccgacaaacggtttgaaagatatgacctctgaaagttgactccaaagttcggtatcagattccattccgagcaaccaaagggtgccacatggcgcccaaacccctttgtccaaaagcaagcctttttggacaattctctctagttttttagtcccacatcggaaatatgagataattgtcccaagtcccaaggctataagaatagcctttcctctcttccaagagggggaggagaaaaatttgagagaaagaatatggccccatgaaggtttttgctaattctttctctctaaataaagaatccctccaagtataaaattttgaatgtgtaatccttccttgagccgggagacctAGTCCAGTTCGGTTCAATTtcgggcttgaagcacaagggttatctccccttgtttcttgattaaagctaggttaaggtatttatttttttcttcttttttccaatagcgatttagaattagtttaatttaatagattagtttctaattcattaataattgatttatttagattaattatgtttaattagtttcagtttggttcaatacggttaattagatgtgaattgatttattccggtccaattaaaggtatttaggtttaattgatttttttagattaattaggcttaattggttttttttaacATGCTTACTTAATAGATTTGAtctggtttaattttttttaaattgttttttgttcttttaatctagacccttagattaggatctcagccCTTACCTaatcccactttttttttttttcttcttcttcctctcttccatctctcttctccagCCGCACCCTAataactcctcctccttcttcttcctccaaaatctGCAGTGACCGAACCCTGCAActcacttctttttcttccccatcttctATTCTTTGTAGGAACCTAACCGccaccgccgccgccgccgccatCACACTCTTTATGACCGACGAACCCTGTGTCTTTCTCTAACCCATTTCTTGGTGAAACTCCGACTGCCGCAGCACCACCAGCTCCATCGATGCCTTCGGCAGCAGTAGCGGTAGCTCCGGCGAGACTCCATCTTCTTTAGTCGAAGGTGCAATGGTGCCGAGGCTGCTACTGTCCTCTCAATCCCCTTCTTatccttctcctcttcctttccctgtgGCTGAGACGTatctcctctctctgtctcgATTGGATTTTGGGGGGATTGTTGGAACTCAGTGAGGCATGGCGATCGAACGTTTGCTTCTCTTTTGTTATCGGTCTCGTCACTTAGTTTCTGAGGCCGTCTTGGTTTTTGATTTCGGTTTCTCTTCATTCTTTTTAGATCGGTGATTGTTTCTCTGCAGATCTGTAAAGCTTTAATGGAGTTGTTGATAGTTTTTTAGCTGCTTTCGGCCTTCGGGTCTCCACAACTACTACTAATTCGAATTCCCCTCCACTCTCGTTGTCCCCAGAGAACGGATCCCCTTCTTCTGAGTCTGATTTTCCATCTTCACCGATGACTCTGAAGTACAATGATCTCCCTGTGTCTTCTGAAGAAAGAGTACCCGATTGATCCATCTCTACCTGATATCAAGAACAGCATCTACGCAACAGATGAGTTCCGCATGTTCTCGTTCAAGGTTAGATCTTGTTCCCGGGCCTACTCCCATGACTAGACCGAGTGCCCCTTTGTTCATCCTCGTGAGAACGCTCGCTGGAGAAACCCTCACTGGCTGAATCTCTAACTTTTCCCAGCACCATATTACCTTTAATTCCATCATCGGGTAATCCTCAATACCTTTCTTCCTATTAGTTTTCATCCGGGGCATCATCGTCCTCGTGGATCCAAGCTTTCTTTTTGGGGTCAAATTTAGTCTTAGGTGGTGGAGTTTGTCATGTTATatctttagtttctttttctttctttgtgttctgtttctttgtttttatttcatttatgtaaTTCAGAGTTCAGATTTGTAATTTATATCCCCAACCCCAGCCCATTTTGTTTTCTGTTACGGTGTGGTATTTtccttattccttttttttccctcccatgATGTAGTTTAGGACGTAGACTAGTATGGGCGTGgttggcccctcaaaccggcccgTAGCATTAGGATGTATTTGGGGAATGGGTTTGtgttataatttcttatttttttttagggtttttcatcctctttctctaaatgcaataaaaaatcagatcttgtttaaaatagtgcaattagtatacttgtattccaattcatctagctttcccttcttttagctTGTTTAGCTTCCTTTAATCATTTCATTTAGCTTCTTtgattagtttaattacttaagctcatatatcattttttactagtgtttttctttatcgtaattagttgttttaattatttaatgggtTCAATTAATATAACGTTTAGACTCTAACGTAATGTAGGTATAGCATGAAATAATCATTAGacatatttaatttagaagataattagcattgcatttatttagttaaaagattctcttctcattagcttaactagggttttgaaaaatgtttaactcatcttaggttagcttaaggtaaacataattagtgcaattggatttcataattaatttaattaaactttaggcTTAGTTTAATCcccctatactagattaggaagattagtaaaaatgcattcatttaatgtaattaatccacttcatttttttataaattaattaggtctcatttaatttataaatctttttaccaattagattaagtaggattgcaataatttatttcacaaattactagggattaggattaatcattttaattaattcaatttaggatttcataaattcattgatcatccatctaggttaggttcaattaatcgagttagttcaatttagggtttcacaaattgctcaactaaatataggtttaggcttatttcattagcttaatctaaaactcataatatatcaattaaatcatttaggtttttttttttgaattttaattaacataatcatttcattatttgcatcataacctagctagcataatttagacacttggtttaaggttttcacatgtcatgtttagatacctagtttagggttttcagtgacctaaaTTTAAGACTAGTTAGTAGgatacaaacaaactttggtcaaacaaaaagagaccggccttagggtcgggtaaattgggtgcctaacaccttcccagtctgtcacttgacacttgtctagaatcttggtgcaaaccagccttatccatcagagtcattagtctctctcccttgattgggggagacatttatgggtcctagaccctttctaggtggcgactcctttttactcataacgtgtatccccctttggcttttgatgaccaggggatactatctcatctcattaagTTCGAACCCcagcgtgtgtacacgcgctacgcgCCGTATCGCGATTCaggcggaggtccatgatacctacaggTGGATGAGAGAAAAGTAGGGATTAAAGCCAAACTGGAGTATGGAGACCAACCTCTAACACTTTTAGTTCCCCGtataccaaagtttaaagtcGTCTAACTCCTTATCCTGtttacccttccatctagtctATTGAATATAGGCTATGTTAATCCTTCTCGTAACGTCTATCAATTCTAGACTCTTACTTGTTAAAAAACGAATGTTCCAAAATGCTAATCTAATCCTACACTTTTGGACTGGCTTCTTTACTCACACTCGTCTATGATGAGGGAACCCTTGCTTACTTGTCACACAGCATTTGGGCGCCAACATTTCCTGCCTCTTATAGCGGACGCCTTAACTAACCTTTGCTCACTTTTCATTACACCCGAATCATAGTGTAGCACGTCCCTTATTCTGGTGGGAATGCCTTAGCATAACATTGATAATATAAAATTGTAGAATCCATCTAAATTGTTTTGGCTAGGGTAATATTTATAGAAcctaacccaaggcttatttccactaaaataacCTACTTTTGCTGATTTATCCGCATCAATTCTATTAACAATGCTTCCAAATATGGTTTTGGCTCAAGTTGGAAGTCCATAAGAAGGCTTTTGGAGTGGGATGTCAACAGAAAACTACATTCTGGCTTTAAGTTGTTGCAGGGAAGAAGTCTCACTCTATAATATTTCCCCTTTGTTAGATGAATTGCTACAAAGCTTTCAAGGCATGGACAAGATTTCATTAGTGATTCGTTTATTCTAGGAAGGAGTATTTGTTAGATGTTAAAACTGCTGCATTTGAATTGCATATTTGTGATGTTGTGTATCTCTTAGGTTTCTAACATTTTCTGGATTCTGAATTCTGATACTGCAATTTTACAGAAATTTACTTTGTTAATTAAACGGTATTCTTTTGAAGCCAATTATAGTTTTTACTTGTACATTTGCCCATGCTCTTCAGATTAGGTTTCTTTCTCGTCTAACATGTAGTTTGTGATCTTCAGATTGCTCTGGCTCTTCTCCTCGGTAGTGACTACTCTCCGGGAGTCCGTGGCTTTGGTCTGGTGCGTAGGAAAGAATTGGTTACTTGCCGTTTTAGTTTATAAAGTCTAGATAGTAAAGTTGCTCCAGTGAAGTGAATAGTTTTGTGGTCTCCCTCTCTTTGTATTTACTTGTTAGTTGCTTATATGAACTTAAATTGTTTTTCCGAAGTCGAACTTCTGGTTCACACTGTTCTCAGTTTTGCACGCAAAAACTGTCTTGGGTAGGAAAAGAATTGGATACTTGCCTTTTTAGTCTCTGCGGGCTAATTAGTGAAGTGGATCCTACTAAATGGATAGTTTTGTAGTTTCCTTTTGCTGTTGCTTATATacatttcaattatttttgcaAAGTCCTATCAGTTAAAGCATGTTGCAGAGTAGAAAACTTCATGCTTTTCACCTTCTTATTGAAGTTCTATGGatgaattttatttgtttcctattttgtttcttattatgCATTTCCTCCAACTATAGGAGACAGCATGCGAGGTTGTTAAATTAATTGGGGATGGTGTCATTCTTCAACGTATTACATCAGAGGGGTTGGCATTTGCAAGGAAGAAAGAACCTAAGAAACGGGGTCAAATTCTTAATGGCGATGCAAACAAAGAGAACAATCCGTTTCATAAACTGAGTATTAATGGTAAgccaaaagagaaggaagaaggggaaagaaaaagtaaaatggAAACCTTCTAATGACTCTTGTTTGATAAAATCTGCATTTATCTAGTTTaatattaacttttttttagaTACCTGGGTTATATAGGTTGTAGATCAAACCTTTTAATGATTCTTGTCAAACTGAATATTTGTCAATTTCCTGGAAGGAAGTAATAATGTTTTTGCTGTCAGGTTATGCAACTTATGCTAGCCCATTACAGTTGCGGCATGAACAAGTTATTTGAAGATCTTGAGGTTTTGCTAATATCTCTTACAGATTTAAATATTGTTTTTACAACCAGGGAATTGATGGATTTTTCATGTTTCCCTACCTCGGGATTATTTCAACTGGCCTCACTTGAAGTTTTGCTAATATCTGTTTCTGTACAGATTAatgcttaatattgattttacAACCAGGGAATTGATGGATTTCTACTATTATCCATAATATATCCTAGGTCTTAAATTGCACACATGTAAATGCAGGTGCTCCAATTGGTGTTCTATACCCTTCAGCCTAAGCATCTTAAGTTCTTAACTAGACAATCCTAAACATACAAAAAATCCTACACAAGTAATCCTTAATTTGATCAATATGGGATTGACGGATAAGATATCCTAATTCAATTCTATTGTCCTCTCAATATCGTGTGTAAAAGCTCTCATTATTAATGGTAGTATGTTATTGTTCTACGGAGGTAAACaagagttgggggggggggttgaaaaTCTAGCTTTCTGTACATTCATCATCTGATTCTAACTTCCTGAAAATTTTAAGTGAGTAAAAATAACACTTTGCAATGTATGGTTGGTGATTTATATAGGAAGTGAGCCAAATCCACAAGACAAACAGTGTCTACAAGTAATCAATGCATACTTGAAGCCAAAATGTCACTCTCCAGACTCAGAAGCTGTGCATAGGTACAGTTTCATACATCCAATGTGTGCAAGTTCAAGTTGGAACCTCATTTTTGAAGATAACAAAAGGTTGAAAATGTAGAGCGTGTTTTTATCTGATCATTCTAGTTGGATTTCTCTTCTCATAGTTATCAATATTTGATTTATTTACCTATTGTTGACTATATTCTTTATGAGTGACatggttttgttttttgctgGGTTGTGGATCTGCAAGTTTTTTACTTCACTTAGGAGTTAAGATGCAGGGTTCATCAAGTTCAAACCTGTCACTTATTTAACTTGCCTATTCATAAAGAACAAAACATGAGTAAAACAATCATCTTAATTTTGTAGGGTGCTTTTTCAACATCCATTTCGACGGAATGAACTTCAGCAGATGTGTGCTGAGTTTTTTGGTTGGGCATCTGAGAAAACAGGTTTTCCATTCCCCTTGTATACTtctatcaaatattttttagatGCCCAGTGTACTTGCACATGCCTGCATATGGAATATGATGTGGATACATGGACTGCTACCTAGGAGCATTATTTTTATAATGTTCCATGTAATGGAATCTTCTTTGGCCATTCCTCTTTGTGGTGTTAACTATCTCAATGATGTAGCCATCCAATCCTATGAGCTGGCTCTTAGAGTGGTCATATTCTTCAGATTTTCTGCACAACATTGTTATGCTTCCGTTAGTATGAACTGATTGTAGATATTGGGTGGCAGTTGAATTTGTTCCCCCTATTGTTGGATGCTTAGATTGATGTGAAAGTATGGAGTTTCTAAAGTGTGgaaaaatttgaaatatttcttcatGACTGCATATTTATTCTGATGCATAGAGATTACAGAggaatgcctttttttttgttgcattCTTCGGCTTATTTATATGTGTTTTAATGCCCAGATGAGTACATCCTCCCAAAGATTGCTGAGAGAAATTTACGGCGGTTTATTAACTTGCGTAAAACTTCATCAGAAGTAGGACTTCAGCTACCACTGTATGAGGTATTCTCTTGTAACTGCTTGTTCCTAATTTTCTTGTATGGACCTTGGTTTAAAGTTCTATTCAATTTTTCTTGTTCCATATCTTTGGATGACTTGATACACAATAGTAGCTATCTAATGCATCTGATATTCTGATTGCCATAGATGTGTTACTTATAGTTTTCTTTCCCAATTTCTTGCCAGAAGGGGAACTCTGAGTTTTTGCAAGTTCCATAGTCCAAGTCTTTAATCCTTGATATACTCAACTTTTTCTGTTTTCAGTTGCCAGTTACATGTCCCATTTCTGCAATTATCAAGAGCAGAAAAGTGCAGGGTAGAGAATGTTTTGAGGTTGCCTGGGAAGAAATGGAAGGACTGAAAACTTCCACAGTCCCCGCTGATCTCGTTGAAAGGTATGGTAGTTCGAAGTTCTATTTCTCCCCAGATTTAGAACGTCCATTCTTTTTCCTctaaaaatatatgaaataaaGAAAGCGCCATAACCCAGTGCTGGTCCCGCCTATGCGGGGTCCTGGGTTGGATGGATTTGGGGTTAGTCCTAACTTTTGGCATTTTTGCACAAAGTGGCTGCCCTCAAGACCTGAACCTAGGCATTTGCCCTGGTAACCCGAACTTTTTACAACATTGATAAACTTTTTAAAACAGAACATAAATTCCAATGCCAATCCATTTACTATGTTTACATATTTCATTGTTTTGCTTATATTTGGGATAAGGATATTTATAATCATTTCCCTCTACCCTCCAATGGAAAATTCTTTCATGCTTCAATCTTGCACATTTGGTTCTAGGATTTTCTgtagttatttattttagtCCCTTAAAGAATTGAGAATTTTGGATGTTTGTATCTCCAGTGCGTGTCCCGAGAAGATAATGGAATTTGAAGTTAGGAAAGCTGAAGCGAAGAAACCGAAACGGACTGCAAGGTCAAAGAAATCAGAAAGCAGTGCTGCTATGTCTGAAGTGAATCAGAGGCTGCATGATCTGTTGGTTGACGTGGAAGCACAAAGCAATGCGATTAGTAGTGTAACCCTTCACCACCCAGTTGGTCCTAGAAGTGCTGAATCTGCTGTCATTAATCCTTATCCAGATGTCACGGCTTCTAAAGTAGTGAAAAGTCAACAGATCATTGGTCGACAGATTGATGTTATTGACTTAAGTGAGTCAGAGACCGAAGCATCACCTGAACATGCCAGGAAGGCAAGAGAGTTGAGATTATTTATAGCCAGTATTAAGGATGATGCCTCTTAAATGATCCATGAAGGGAATTGAAAAGAGTAAAAagaaatgtatatatataacattCAGGCTCATCAATCTGAAGTAATGGTATTTCTGTCTCATAACCGGACTAAATGTTTCATCGTAATCGATGTCgggttttttattattatcttgtGCAACGAATCTGGCCTTGTAAATTTCAATTGTTCCATCAGACATAAGTTTGATTTTGTAGACCCGATTGAGCTGACGAGAATGCCATGAGGAGGGATAACATAAGAGATCAACCAAGTGTTATTTGATAGCAAACATTGTAATTTGCAGTCATTATTATGTTATGATCAAAAGTAGCCATTAACATGCAAGTACACATGTATAATGACAATAttaccctcattgaaaaaaagGTATCATGCCAACAAATTATTTAGCATCAGTAAGAAAATccttttaaagaaaaagaaaaccttaaTCACTCTCAACCCCatgaatgggttgagaaaaccTTGATTTCTTACTTAGACCAGTTGATTAGTTAGATTGTGCGGTCTATCAGGATGGATAGTCGACCAGTTGTTGCGCCCCCATTGCTAGCTCCTGAAATCGTTCCTGACTCAGTTTGAACGCGGGATCTCCTTGGGATGTACATTTTGAGACTCAAATGAACTTCTCAATAGGAGATGTGATTGCGTAAACATTTGATTCAAGAAAGACAAATAATATCAAAgcaaaatttagaaaaatggaTTGCGAATTTAATCATCCATTTAAGAGGACTATAGTGTTTTAGATATCTCAATCATTAAACCTCCAAGCAAAGGATTACGTAGCCTTCAGGGTTTTGCTACTTGGCAAGGACCCCACTTCAGTAATAATTGAACTCTCGAAGTGGCCACAGATAAAAAAGGATAAGGATTAATGGTTCCTTAAAAACCAAGGCAAGAGCTGAAACATATACTACTCTTCCTCTAATCAAGCCTAAATGGTTCATCTTCCATTGATCTTTTATACACAAAGATATATATACATCAATGGAAGGAACCAATTCTAACCAACAAACAAAGAGGTACATACAGTTGTGATATCTTCTACTTCCAGTTTTGCTCACAAGTGCTTACAGAAAGTATAAAGATGTGGGTGGGTGTTTCATCCTTGCAGGTATGCAGTAGTTACAGGATCCAATAAAGGAATTGGATTTGAGATATGTCGTCAGCTAGCTTCCAATGGGATAATGGTTGTTCTAACTGctagagatgagaagaaggGTCTTGAAGCTGTTGAGACTCTCAAAAGAACTGGGTTAGTTGATGTGGTTTTCCATCAACTAGATGTGAAGGATCCTGCTAGTGTTGCTTCACTTGCAACCTTTattgaaaactcattcggaAAACTTGATATCTTGGTGAGGATGATGGACCAGCAGAGATTGCCTTAGAACTcatgattatttttatttttattttttgtttaaagaAAATTGAATTAATTTTGCAGGTGAACAACGCGGCTGTGCTTGGAGTGGTGATAGATGATCCTGAGGCTTTCGAAACATATCTTTTACGTTCTGCAGTAAGTCATCATATgtaactcattttttttttttttttttattattattatttattcttgCAGCACATAGATAAGAATGACTGACCACGAATTTTGGGAATCAGATGAGTCTCGGATACGAATCCGGCTCAGTCGGTTTTAATCCTATATatcattaatttaatttttctttaatgatTTTACTTTTGATCCGATACAGATACCCAATTCAGGATCAGCCAGGTATTGATATTGGCATTGGCTTGCAATCCGATcatatgataccaatacttggAAACCTggaccaaggttttaaaatttgggaTTAGTGTCAACTGATATCGATCTAGACTGATATTATATCATTTGGGATCGGATTAATTTACCTTGTTTTCTTCTTAAATCTGGTTTTTTTAGACCCTTTTACCTATAGATCCTAGTAGTGGATTAGGTGTCAGATTGGTCAAGACTCGGATCTGTCTTGATCAATATCGATCTGGGCTA
This window encodes:
- the LOC122082873 gene encoding single-strand DNA endonuclease 1 isoform X2; translated protein: MGVKNLWDILESCKKKLPLHHLQNKRVCVDLSCWMVQLQNINKSYVAATDKFYLISLFHRLKALIAFNCSLIFVTDGSIPSLKLSTYKRRLGSVTEVTSEETNASSLRRNMGSVFSCMIKDAKFLGMALGIPCLDGLEEAEAQCALLNSESLCDGCFTADSDVFLFGARTVYRDICLGEGGYVVCYEMADIEKKLGFGRNSLIALALLLGSDYSPGVRGFGLETACEVVKLIGDGVILQRITSEGLAFARKKEPKKRGQILNGDANKENNPFHKLSINGSEPNPQDKQCLQVINAYLKPKCHSPDSEAVHRVLFQHPFRRNELQQMCAEFFGWASEKTDEYILPKIAERNLRRFINLRKTSSEVGLQLPLYELPVTCPISAIIKSRKVQGRECFEVAWEEMEGLKTSTVPADLVESACPEKIMEFEVRKAEAKKPKRTARSKKSESSAAMSEVNQRLHDLLVDVEAQSNAISSVTLHHPVGPRSAESAVINPYPDVTASKVVKSQQIIGRQIDVIDLSESETEASPEHARKARELRLFIASIKDDAS
- the LOC122082873 gene encoding single-strand DNA endonuclease 1 isoform X1, with translation MGVKNLWDILESCKKKLPLHHLQNKRVCVDLSCWMVQLQNINKSYVAATDKFYLISLFHRLKALIAFNCSLIFVTDGSIPSLKLSTYKRRLGSVTEVTSEETNASSLRRNMGSVFSCMIKDAKFLGMALGIPCLDGLEEAEAQCALLNSESLCDGCFTADSDVFLFGARTVYRDICLGEGGYVVCYEMADIEKKLGFGRNSLIALALLLGSDYSPGVRGFGLETACEVVKLIGDGVILQRITSEGLAFARKKEPKKRGQILNGDANKENNPFHKLSINGSEPNPQDKQCLQVINAYLKPKCHSPDSEAVHRYSFIHPMCASSSWNLIFEDNKRVLFQHPFRRNELQQMCAEFFGWASEKTDEYILPKIAERNLRRFINLRKTSSEVGLQLPLYELPVTCPISAIIKSRKVQGRECFEVAWEEMEGLKTSTVPADLVESACPEKIMEFEVRKAEAKKPKRTARSKKSESSAAMSEVNQRLHDLLVDVEAQSNAISSVTLHHPVGPRSAESAVINPYPDVTASKVVKSQQIIGRQIDVIDLSESETEASPEHARKARELRLFIASIKDDAS